A genomic segment from Daphnia pulex isolate KAP4 chromosome 5, ASM2113471v1 encodes:
- the LOC124193406 gene encoding NAD(+) hydrolase sarm1-like isoform X7, translating to MYSRRMFPVRKMSEFPVENQTGPELSATQTDSGALVNGLASSGSSTHSASGRSSSASGSHQQQQQQQQGDVAAMIENFQHKKTGASSHSTAAMLNRINHHQSGSIAVPGSGGGGGPGSMVVTSVAGSPGTTLIIGNNNNLPAQQQVVSSTSSSTSSSRVKRSSQVMHHSMSSSEQISSSNKHSSSSQLQSSSSKMSTQELTSSLSELKSNMTEMKSSLSSHLVAAAAAAAAQSSAASKFPSAGLLQGSLEGLNMVSGDGSELAIVDVDHDFSVNPAGCLATLNNNNINNSNSNANGGGGKSSEMKFEQTRVASATSTKITHGDGYSSEEATANASHSRRLQADGLHYEESGQAAAMKARLEMDGVTAEKAAAVKQEQRSLKAGDVSQQESRTTAAASMKLTTDNFSAEKVAMATQQQKQTVTSSGRFNQERHAAAASQSKLTINAKSVRKELSVVSSSQMNGTLVSLEDADLMSSLPSLDDLDILDSSSDLADVEQAKTKYTGVMSSCVERLKEMAKRNKQSHMMPVYLDRVSQMVGKAWAVPAPHGQSLASSLCDVLRHNGGLDVLINNCVADDSNLQLSSARLLEQCLTQENREYVVECGLDKVVSVACGCTESSAQVDQSRVGTGLLEHLFQHNDATCSEVVKLGGLDAVVRECRRSDVEILRHCAGALANLSLYGGAENQEAMIKRQVPMWLFPLAFHSDDNIKYYACLAIAVLVANKEIEAAVLQSVTLNLVEPFVSTHNPYEFANTVAATWQHHARRGLGQSKNWLKRLVPVLNSKREEARNLAAFHFCMEAGIIQKSQGSTDIFSEIGAIDSLKSVASSPNAIASKYAAQTLRLIGEEVPHKLSQQVPLWSSEDVREWVRQIGFDDHCESFADVCKVDGDLLLQLTEEMLRDDIGMRNAILRKRFMRELAILKKMADYSSCDKSSLNDFLQTLDPAFCAYTYSMLNSGVDKKSLRLLSEEQLLTECGIINSIHRQRIFDAIRGENGIYDYLDNKPLDAFISYRRSTGSQLASLLKVHLQLRNFTVFIDVERLEAGKFDNNLLQSISQAKYFLLVLTPNALDRCLGDDERKDWVHREIVAALESNCKIIPIIDNFQWPLPEDLPEDMRAVCYFNGVRWVHDYQDACVDKLDKFMRGDAYGKFDHVHGRRPQDGVLTPSYTPGSASILQPGATMLSRNCNNNGNGVQPVPPSYQRQGSNESGKGSYSSDKEMGGIGSNGFCNGVGVGGGGGAISVANPVALHRNLRAVSPSCAQRSPSPSRSSLQQQQQQGQWQKRLLLRGSAGERAASPSRSISPRPIPISPLVQRRISAGQHLPVPFFNQARNGWVTPIGSLPGGVPRSRSLDTGLCHEAKLDLDHNLPSRINEVVIPDTSDSEEQDEVLESPPVSRVEPPIRPNTLFTKSPSPPVVVVQQPSPTTERPSRRDRAPVVRTKSKASQIIVAAINQAGATRKATRRSIAGDDETSEPTTPTGSAKFVDRCVTKMKTLINK from the exons ATGTATTCACGCCGAATGTTTCCAGTtcgaaag atGTCCGAATTTCCGGTGGAGAATCAAACGGGTCCCGAACTGTCGGCGACGCAGACGGACAGCGGCGCCTTGGTCAACGGATTGGCTTCCAGCGGCAGCAGTACACATTCGGCCAGCGGACGAAGCTCGTCGGCCTCCGGAtcacatcagcagcagcagcagcagcagcaaggcgACGTGGCGGCCATGATTGAGAATTTCCAGCACAAGAAAACGGGGGCCAGCAGCCACAGCACGGCGGCCATGCTCAACCGGATCAACCATCACCAGAGCGGCAGCATCGCTGTGCCAGGATCGGGCGGAGGCGGAGGCCCTGGCTCGATGGTTGTGACATCGGTGGCCGGATCGCCCGGCACTACCCTCATcattggcaacaacaacaacctcccGGCCCAGCAACAAGTCGTCTCGTCCACATCATCGTCCACCAGCAGTTCACGTGTCAAGCGCTCCTCTCAG GTGATGCATCATTCAATGTCGTCGAGCGAGCAGATTTCGTCGAGCAAcaagcacagcagcagcagccagctcCAATCGTCCAGCTCCAAGATGAGCACCCAGGAATTGACTTCCAGTTTGTCCGAGCTCAAGTCCAACATGACCGAGATGAAGTCCAGTTTGTCCTCCCACCTGGTGGCCgccgcagccgcagcagccgcCCAATCTTCAGCCGCCTCCAAATTCCCTTCCGCCGGACTCTTACAGG GTTCGCTGGAAGGATTGAACATGGTCAGTGGCGATGGCTCCGAATTGGCCATCGTCGACGTGGACCACGATTTCTCGGTCAATCCGGCCGGATGTCTGGCCaccctcaacaacaacaacatcaacaactcGAACAGCAACGCCAACGGCGGCGGTGGCAAATCTTCCGAGATGAAATTTGAGCAGACGCGAGTCGCCTCCGCCACGTCGACCAAAATCACGCACGGCGACGGCTACAGCAGCGAGGAGGCGACGGCCAACGCCTCGCACAGCCGACGCCTTCAGGCCGACGGGCTCCACTACGAGGAGTCGGGCCAAGCGGCGGCCATGAAGGCCCGGCTCGAAATGGACGGCGTCACAGCCGAGAAAGCCGCCGCAGTCAAACAG GAGCAGAGATCGTTAAAGGCCGGCGACGTGAGTCAACAAGAAAGTAGGACGACGGCAGCTGCCAGCATGAAACTAACGACAGACAATTTCAGCGCCGAAAAG GTTGCCATGGCGacccagcagcagaagcaaacGGTGACTTCTTCGGGCCGCTTCAACCAAGAACGTCACGCGGCGGCCGCCTCCCAGTCCAAGTTGACGATCAACGCCAAATCGGTCAGGAAGGAGCTGTCGGTCGTTTCCTCATCTCAG ATGAACGGAACCCTGGTATCGCTAGAGGATGCCGATCTGATGTCATCGCTGCCTTCGCTCGACGACCTGGACATCCTGGACTCGTCTTCCGATTTGGCCGACGTCGAGCAGGCCAAAACCAAATACACGGGCGTCATGTCGAGTTGCGTGGAGCGGCTCAAGGAGATGGCCAAGCGCAATAAGCAGAGCCACATGATGCCCGTCTACCTTGACCGGGTCAGCCAAATGGTCGGCAAGGCCTGGGCCGTCCCGGCACCGCACGGTCAGTCACTCGCCTCCTCCCTGTGCGACGTCCTGCGCCACAATGGCGGACTCGACGTCCTCATCAACAATTGCGTGGCCGACGACAGCAATCTCCAGCTGTCCAGCGCCCGCCTCCTCGAGCAGTGCCTCACCCAGGAGAACAGGGAATACGTCGTCGAGTGCGGACTCGATAAG GTGGTGTCGGTGGCGTGCGGGTGCACCGAGTCGTCGGCCCAGGTGGACCAGTCGCGAGTGGGCACGGGTTTACTGGAGCACCTGTTCCAGCACAACGACGCGACCTGCAGCGAGGTGGTCAAGTTGGGAGGGCTGGACGCCGTCGTCCGCGAATGTCGCCGCTCGGACGTTGAGATCCTGCGCCACTGCGCCGGCGCCCTGGCCAACCTGTCGCTGTACGGCGGCGCCGAGAACCAGGAGGCCATGATCAAGCGTCAGGTGCCCATGTGGCTCTTCCCGCTGGCCTTCCACTCTGACGACAACATCAAATACTACGCCTGTCTGGCCATCGCCGTCCTGGTGGCCAACAAGGAAATCGAGGCGGCCGTTCTCCAGTCGGTGACGTTGAACCTGGTGGAGCCCTTCGTCTCGACCCACAATCCCTACGAGTTCGCCAACACGGTGGCGGCCACCTGGCAGCACCACGCCCGCCGGGGACTGGGCCAGTCGAAAAACTGGCTCAAGCGGCTCGTGCCCGTCTTGAATTCCAAGCGGGAGGAGGCCCGCAATTTGGCGGCCTTCCACTTTTGCATGGAGGCCGGAATCATTCAAAAGAGTCAGGGCAGCACGGACATATTCAGCGAGATCGGAGCCATCGACTCGCTCAAGTCGGTCGCCTCGTCGCCCAACGCCATCGCCTCCAAGTACGCGGCCCAGACGCTGCGGCTCATTGGCGAGGAAGTGCCGCACAAGCTCAGCCAGCAGGTCCCGCTCTGGTCCAGCGAGGACGTCCGCGAGTGGGTCCGCCAAATCGGTTTCGACGACCACTGCGAAAGCTTCGCCGACGTCTGCAAGGTCGACGGTGATCTTTTGCTCCAGCTGACGGAGGAGATGCTCCGCGACGACATTGGAATGCGCAATGCCATCCTGCGGAAGCGTTTCATGCGTGAGCTGGCCATTCTCAAGAAGATG GCGGATTACAGCAGCTGTGACAAATCGAGTCTGAACGATTTCTTGCAGACGCTGGACCCGGCGTTTTGCGCCTACACTTACTCGATGCTCAACTCTGGCGTGGATAAGAAGAGCCTCCGACTCTTGTCCGAGGAGCAGCTCTTGACGGAATGCGGAATCATTAATTCTATCCACCGGCAGCGCATCTTTGACGCCATCCGCGGAGAGAACGGCATCTACGATTACCTGGACAACAAGCCGCTGGATGCCTTCATCAGTTATCGACGATCCACTGGATCCCAACTGGCCAGTCTACTTAAAG TCCACCTCCAGCTGAGGAACTTTACCGTCTTCATCGACGTCGAGCGCCTGGAGGCCGGCAAATTCGACAACAATCTTTTGCAGTCCATCAGTCAGGCTAAATATTTCCTGTTGGTGCTGACGCCCAACGCGCTGGATCGCTGCCTGGGCGACGATGAGCGGAAGGATTGGGTCCACAGAGAAATCGTGGCCGCATTGGAATCCAACTGCAAAATTATCCCCATCATCGACAACTTCCAGTGGCCGTTGCCCGAAGATCTGCCCGAAGACATGCGGGCCGTCTGCTACTTTAACGGCGTCCGATGGGTCCACGACTACCAG GACGCATGCGTGGACAAACTGGACAAATTTATGCGCGGCGACGCTTACGGCAAATTTGACCACGTCCACGGTCGACGACCGCAAGACGGAGTCCTGACTCCGTCGTACACCCCCGGTTCGGCGTCGATCCTCCAGCCCGGAGCCACGATGCTGAGTCgcaactgcaacaacaacggcaacgGCGTCCAGCCAGTGCCGCCCTCATACCAAAGGCAAGGAAGCAATGAGAGCGGCAAAGGCTCTTACTCATCCGATAAGGAAATGGGCGGCATCGGGAGTAATGGATTCTGCAATGGTGTCGGTGTCGGAGGTGGCGGAGGAGCTATATCGGTAGCTAACCCGGTAGCTCTTCACAG AAATCTCAGAGCTGTTTCACCCAGTTGCGCTCAACGTAGTCCCAGTCCCAGTCGCTCAtctctccagcagcagcaacagcaaggCCAGTGGCAGAAGCGTCTACTGTTGAGGGGCTCAGCCGGAGAGCGTGCTGCCAGTCCGTCTCGTTCCATCTCTCCTCGTCCCATTCCCATCAGTCCGCTGGTTCAGCGCCGAATCTCTGCGGGCCAACATTTGCCGGTGCCTTTCTTCAACCAGGCTCGCAACGGATGGGTGACGCCCATCGGTTCCCTGCCTGGAGGTGTTCCAAGGTCTCGCAGCCTGGACACTGGCCTTTGCCACGAAGCCAAGTTGGATCTAGATCACAACCTTCCGTCGCGAATCAACGAAGTCGTCATTCCGGATACCAGCGACTCGGAGGAGCAGGACGAGGTCCTGGAGTCGCCACCAGTGAGTCGGGTCGAGCCGCCCATTCGACCCAACACTTTGTTCACCAAGTCGCCGTCCCCGCCGGTGGTGGTCGTTCAACAGCCCAGCCCGACGACGGAGCGGCCCAGCCGCCGGGATCGGGCGCCAGTGGTCCGGACCAAATCCAAAGCGTCTCAGATCATTGTGGCGGCCATCAACCAGGCGGGAGCGACGCGCAAAGCCACTCGACGATCCATCGCCGGCGACGACGAGACCTCGGAACCCACGACGCCAACCGGATCTGCCAAATTCGTTGATCGCTGCgtcaccaaaatgaaaactttgatCAACAAGTGA
- the LOC124193406 gene encoding NAD(+) hydrolase sarm1-like isoform X2, whose product MDQFHHQHSSGNRAGHVVPKFYQRSQSVVERNGGSTSAEMTAGHHQNQQPEWPGPPVPVRSERRGAFRRRMSEFPVENQTGPELSATQTDSGALVNGLASSGSSTHSASGRSSSASGSHQQQQQQQQGDVAAMIENFQHKKTGASSHSTAAMLNRINHHQSGSIAVPGSGGGGGPGSMVVTSVAGSPGTTLIIGNNNNLPAQQQVVSSTSSSTSSSRVKRSSQVMHHSMSSSEQISSSNKHSSSSQLQSSSSKMSTQELTSSLSELKSNMTEMKSSLSSHLVAAAAAAAAQSSAASKFPSAGLLQGSLEGLNMVSGDGSELAIVDVDHDFSVNPAGCLATLNNNNINNSNSNANGGGGKSSEMKFEQTRVASATSTKITHGDGYSSEEATANASHSRRLQADGLHYEESGQAAAMKARLEMDGVTAEKAAAVKQEQRSLKAGDVSQQESRTTAAASMKLTTDNFSAEKVAMATQQQKQTVTSSGRFNQERHAAAASQSKLTINAKSVRKELSVVSSSQMNGTLVSLEDADLMSSLPSLDDLDILDSSSDLADVEQAKTKYTGVMSSCVERLKEMAKRNKQSHMMPVYLDRVSQMVGKAWAVPAPHGQSLASSLCDVLRHNGGLDVLINNCVADDSNLQLSSARLLEQCLTQENREYVVECGLDKVVSVACGCTESSAQVDQSRVGTGLLEHLFQHNDATCSEVVKLGGLDAVVRECRRSDVEILRHCAGALANLSLYGGAENQEAMIKRQVPMWLFPLAFHSDDNIKYYACLAIAVLVANKEIEAAVLQSVTLNLVEPFVSTHNPYEFANTVAATWQHHARRGLGQSKNWLKRLVPVLNSKREEARNLAAFHFCMEAGIIQKSQGSTDIFSEIGAIDSLKSVASSPNAIASKYAAQTLRLIGEEVPHKLSQQVPLWSSEDVREWVRQIGFDDHCESFADVCKVDGDLLLQLTEEMLRDDIGMRNAILRKRFMRELAILKKMADYSSCDKSSLNDFLQTLDPAFCAYTYSMLNSGVDKKSLRLLSEEQLLTECGIINSIHRQRIFDAIRGENGIYDYLDNKPLDAFISYRRSTGSQLASLLKVHLQLRNFTVFIDVERLEAGKFDNNLLQSISQAKYFLLVLTPNALDRCLGDDERKDWVHREIVAALESNCKIIPIIDNFQWPLPEDLPEDMRAVCYFNGVRWVHDYQDACVDKLDKFMRGDAYGKFDHVHGRRPQDGVLTPSYTPGSASILQPGATMLSRNCNNNGNGVQPVPPSYQRQGSNESGKGSYSSDKEMGGIGSNGFCNGVGVGGGGGAISVANPVALHRNLRAVSPSCAQRSPSPSRSSLQQQQQQGQWQKRLLLRGSAGERAASPSRSISPRPIPISPLVQRRISAGQHLPVPFFNQARNGWVTPIGSLPGGVPRSRSLDTGLCHEAKLDLDHNLPSRINEVVIPDTSDSEEQDEVLESPPVSRVEPPIRPNTLFTKSPSPPVVVVQQPSPTTERPSRRDRAPVVRTKSKASQIIVAAINQAGATRKATRRSIAGDDETSEPTTPTGSAKFVDRCVTKMKTLINK is encoded by the exons atggatCAATTCCATCATCAGCATTCTTCGGGTAACAGGGCCGGCCATGTAGTGCCGAAATTCTATCAGCGCAGTCAATCGGTGGTGGAACGAAACGGTGGTTCGACTTCGGCCGAAATGACTGCTGGCCATCACCAAAACCAACAGCCCGAATGGCCTGGACCGCCCGTTCCAGTCAGATCCGAACGTCGTGGAGCCTTCCGGCGAAGG atGTCCGAATTTCCGGTGGAGAATCAAACGGGTCCCGAACTGTCGGCGACGCAGACGGACAGCGGCGCCTTGGTCAACGGATTGGCTTCCAGCGGCAGCAGTACACATTCGGCCAGCGGACGAAGCTCGTCGGCCTCCGGAtcacatcagcagcagcagcagcagcagcaaggcgACGTGGCGGCCATGATTGAGAATTTCCAGCACAAGAAAACGGGGGCCAGCAGCCACAGCACGGCGGCCATGCTCAACCGGATCAACCATCACCAGAGCGGCAGCATCGCTGTGCCAGGATCGGGCGGAGGCGGAGGCCCTGGCTCGATGGTTGTGACATCGGTGGCCGGATCGCCCGGCACTACCCTCATcattggcaacaacaacaacctcccGGCCCAGCAACAAGTCGTCTCGTCCACATCATCGTCCACCAGCAGTTCACGTGTCAAGCGCTCCTCTCAG GTGATGCATCATTCAATGTCGTCGAGCGAGCAGATTTCGTCGAGCAAcaagcacagcagcagcagccagctcCAATCGTCCAGCTCCAAGATGAGCACCCAGGAATTGACTTCCAGTTTGTCCGAGCTCAAGTCCAACATGACCGAGATGAAGTCCAGTTTGTCCTCCCACCTGGTGGCCgccgcagccgcagcagccgcCCAATCTTCAGCCGCCTCCAAATTCCCTTCCGCCGGACTCTTACAGG GTTCGCTGGAAGGATTGAACATGGTCAGTGGCGATGGCTCCGAATTGGCCATCGTCGACGTGGACCACGATTTCTCGGTCAATCCGGCCGGATGTCTGGCCaccctcaacaacaacaacatcaacaactcGAACAGCAACGCCAACGGCGGCGGTGGCAAATCTTCCGAGATGAAATTTGAGCAGACGCGAGTCGCCTCCGCCACGTCGACCAAAATCACGCACGGCGACGGCTACAGCAGCGAGGAGGCGACGGCCAACGCCTCGCACAGCCGACGCCTTCAGGCCGACGGGCTCCACTACGAGGAGTCGGGCCAAGCGGCGGCCATGAAGGCCCGGCTCGAAATGGACGGCGTCACAGCCGAGAAAGCCGCCGCAGTCAAACAG GAGCAGAGATCGTTAAAGGCCGGCGACGTGAGTCAACAAGAAAGTAGGACGACGGCAGCTGCCAGCATGAAACTAACGACAGACAATTTCAGCGCCGAAAAG GTTGCCATGGCGacccagcagcagaagcaaacGGTGACTTCTTCGGGCCGCTTCAACCAAGAACGTCACGCGGCGGCCGCCTCCCAGTCCAAGTTGACGATCAACGCCAAATCGGTCAGGAAGGAGCTGTCGGTCGTTTCCTCATCTCAG ATGAACGGAACCCTGGTATCGCTAGAGGATGCCGATCTGATGTCATCGCTGCCTTCGCTCGACGACCTGGACATCCTGGACTCGTCTTCCGATTTGGCCGACGTCGAGCAGGCCAAAACCAAATACACGGGCGTCATGTCGAGTTGCGTGGAGCGGCTCAAGGAGATGGCCAAGCGCAATAAGCAGAGCCACATGATGCCCGTCTACCTTGACCGGGTCAGCCAAATGGTCGGCAAGGCCTGGGCCGTCCCGGCACCGCACGGTCAGTCACTCGCCTCCTCCCTGTGCGACGTCCTGCGCCACAATGGCGGACTCGACGTCCTCATCAACAATTGCGTGGCCGACGACAGCAATCTCCAGCTGTCCAGCGCCCGCCTCCTCGAGCAGTGCCTCACCCAGGAGAACAGGGAATACGTCGTCGAGTGCGGACTCGATAAG GTGGTGTCGGTGGCGTGCGGGTGCACCGAGTCGTCGGCCCAGGTGGACCAGTCGCGAGTGGGCACGGGTTTACTGGAGCACCTGTTCCAGCACAACGACGCGACCTGCAGCGAGGTGGTCAAGTTGGGAGGGCTGGACGCCGTCGTCCGCGAATGTCGCCGCTCGGACGTTGAGATCCTGCGCCACTGCGCCGGCGCCCTGGCCAACCTGTCGCTGTACGGCGGCGCCGAGAACCAGGAGGCCATGATCAAGCGTCAGGTGCCCATGTGGCTCTTCCCGCTGGCCTTCCACTCTGACGACAACATCAAATACTACGCCTGTCTGGCCATCGCCGTCCTGGTGGCCAACAAGGAAATCGAGGCGGCCGTTCTCCAGTCGGTGACGTTGAACCTGGTGGAGCCCTTCGTCTCGACCCACAATCCCTACGAGTTCGCCAACACGGTGGCGGCCACCTGGCAGCACCACGCCCGCCGGGGACTGGGCCAGTCGAAAAACTGGCTCAAGCGGCTCGTGCCCGTCTTGAATTCCAAGCGGGAGGAGGCCCGCAATTTGGCGGCCTTCCACTTTTGCATGGAGGCCGGAATCATTCAAAAGAGTCAGGGCAGCACGGACATATTCAGCGAGATCGGAGCCATCGACTCGCTCAAGTCGGTCGCCTCGTCGCCCAACGCCATCGCCTCCAAGTACGCGGCCCAGACGCTGCGGCTCATTGGCGAGGAAGTGCCGCACAAGCTCAGCCAGCAGGTCCCGCTCTGGTCCAGCGAGGACGTCCGCGAGTGGGTCCGCCAAATCGGTTTCGACGACCACTGCGAAAGCTTCGCCGACGTCTGCAAGGTCGACGGTGATCTTTTGCTCCAGCTGACGGAGGAGATGCTCCGCGACGACATTGGAATGCGCAATGCCATCCTGCGGAAGCGTTTCATGCGTGAGCTGGCCATTCTCAAGAAGATG GCGGATTACAGCAGCTGTGACAAATCGAGTCTGAACGATTTCTTGCAGACGCTGGACCCGGCGTTTTGCGCCTACACTTACTCGATGCTCAACTCTGGCGTGGATAAGAAGAGCCTCCGACTCTTGTCCGAGGAGCAGCTCTTGACGGAATGCGGAATCATTAATTCTATCCACCGGCAGCGCATCTTTGACGCCATCCGCGGAGAGAACGGCATCTACGATTACCTGGACAACAAGCCGCTGGATGCCTTCATCAGTTATCGACGATCCACTGGATCCCAACTGGCCAGTCTACTTAAAG TCCACCTCCAGCTGAGGAACTTTACCGTCTTCATCGACGTCGAGCGCCTGGAGGCCGGCAAATTCGACAACAATCTTTTGCAGTCCATCAGTCAGGCTAAATATTTCCTGTTGGTGCTGACGCCCAACGCGCTGGATCGCTGCCTGGGCGACGATGAGCGGAAGGATTGGGTCCACAGAGAAATCGTGGCCGCATTGGAATCCAACTGCAAAATTATCCCCATCATCGACAACTTCCAGTGGCCGTTGCCCGAAGATCTGCCCGAAGACATGCGGGCCGTCTGCTACTTTAACGGCGTCCGATGGGTCCACGACTACCAG GACGCATGCGTGGACAAACTGGACAAATTTATGCGCGGCGACGCTTACGGCAAATTTGACCACGTCCACGGTCGACGACCGCAAGACGGAGTCCTGACTCCGTCGTACACCCCCGGTTCGGCGTCGATCCTCCAGCCCGGAGCCACGATGCTGAGTCgcaactgcaacaacaacggcaacgGCGTCCAGCCAGTGCCGCCCTCATACCAAAGGCAAGGAAGCAATGAGAGCGGCAAAGGCTCTTACTCATCCGATAAGGAAATGGGCGGCATCGGGAGTAATGGATTCTGCAATGGTGTCGGTGTCGGAGGTGGCGGAGGAGCTATATCGGTAGCTAACCCGGTAGCTCTTCACAG AAATCTCAGAGCTGTTTCACCCAGTTGCGCTCAACGTAGTCCCAGTCCCAGTCGCTCAtctctccagcagcagcaacagcaaggCCAGTGGCAGAAGCGTCTACTGTTGAGGGGCTCAGCCGGAGAGCGTGCTGCCAGTCCGTCTCGTTCCATCTCTCCTCGTCCCATTCCCATCAGTCCGCTGGTTCAGCGCCGAATCTCTGCGGGCCAACATTTGCCGGTGCCTTTCTTCAACCAGGCTCGCAACGGATGGGTGACGCCCATCGGTTCCCTGCCTGGAGGTGTTCCAAGGTCTCGCAGCCTGGACACTGGCCTTTGCCACGAAGCCAAGTTGGATCTAGATCACAACCTTCCGTCGCGAATCAACGAAGTCGTCATTCCGGATACCAGCGACTCGGAGGAGCAGGACGAGGTCCTGGAGTCGCCACCAGTGAGTCGGGTCGAGCCGCCCATTCGACCCAACACTTTGTTCACCAAGTCGCCGTCCCCGCCGGTGGTGGTCGTTCAACAGCCCAGCCCGACGACGGAGCGGCCCAGCCGCCGGGATCGGGCGCCAGTGGTCCGGACCAAATCCAAAGCGTCTCAGATCATTGTGGCGGCCATCAACCAGGCGGGAGCGACGCGCAAAGCCACTCGACGATCCATCGCCGGCGACGACGAGACCTCGGAACCCACGACGCCAACCGGATCTGCCAAATTCGTTGATCGCTGCgtcaccaaaatgaaaactttgatCAACAAGTGA